The Helianthus annuus cultivar XRQ/B chromosome 16, HanXRQr2.0-SUNRISE, whole genome shotgun sequence genome includes a window with the following:
- the LOC110916015 gene encoding BOI-related E3 ubiquitin-protein ligase 1, with product MFGGVTNGYPAFTEEPQSQYDMSALPQFQLFDKFPAGCAIEKVNFVGNENTTASGRPIKRVREVGPGFTQQKVQRSLNNLCQDDAGLARTAMNQNHVSTGLKLSYGEDERNSSITSVNENLSGLRPVTCSLANSIQLEMDCQHKLLDHYVKVQEENMMKGIRELNQKHTALLLNTLETEVRKKLNEKDVEILIMNRRNMELGLKIKQASMEAQAWHYRAKYNESVVNALKNNLQQVIPPKNVQQKEGYGDSEVDDAASYTNANDALGNPNQSFSTKQLSCKACNGKDVSVLLLPCRHLCLCKDCEAFVENCPVCQTTRTESVHVFMS from the exons ATGTTTGGTGGTGTTACAAATGGATATCCTGCTTTCACCGAGGAACCCCAGTCACAGTATGATATGAGTGCATTGCCTCAGTTTCAGCTGTTTGATAAAT TTCCAGCTGGTTGTGCGATCGAAAAGGTAAACTTTGTTGGAAATGAAAACACAACGGCTTCAGGTCGGCCTATCAAGAGGGTCCGTGAGGTTGGACCCGGGTTCACACAGCAAAAGGTTCAAAGATCTCTAAACAACTTATGTCAAGATGATGCAGGCCTTGCTAGAACCGCAATGAATCAAAATCATGTATCAACGGGTCTGAAGTTATCGTATGGGGAAGATGAACGCAACTCTTCTATCACATCTGTTAATGAAAACTTAAGTGGTCTCCGCCCTGTCACTTGTTCACTCGCAAATAGCATCCAACTTGAAATGGATTGCCAACATAAACTCCTTGATCATTATGTTAAAGTTCAG GAAGAAAATATGATGAAGGGTATAAGAGAATTGAATCAGAAACATACCGCTTTGTTACTAAACACATTGGAGACAGAAGTACGAAAAAAGTTGAATGAGAAAGATGTTGAAATACTTATCATGAACCGACGAAACATGGAATTAGGGTTGAAAATAAAGCAAGCTTCCATGGAAGCTCAAGCTTGGCATTACAGAGCAAAATACAACGAATCGGTAGTGAATGCCCTCAAGAACAATCTTCAACAAGTCATTCCACCAAAGAATGTGCAACAGAAAGAAGGGTATGGTGATAGTGAGGTAGATGACGCTGCTTCTTACACAAATGCAAATGATGCTTTGGGGAACCCGAATCAATCATTTTCTACAAAGCAGTTAAGTTGCAAAGCGTGCAATGGTAAAGATGTTTCTGTTTTATTACTGCCTTGTAGGCACTTGTGTCTGTGTAAAGATTGTGAAGCGTTTGTCGAAAACTGTCCTGTTTGTCAGACAACGAGAACTGAAAGTGTACATGTTTTCATGTCGTGA
- the LOC110915949 gene encoding iron-sulfur cluster assembly protein 1: MLRHATKRILGLESPVANRILPRFYHERVVDHYNNPRNVGAFDKNDSTVGTGLVGAPACGDVMKLQIKVDEETGKITDACFKTFGCGSAIASSSVATEWVKGKHTEEVLTIKNTEIAKHLSLPPVKLHCSMLAEDAIKAAVKDYEAKRGKSVASTTD, from the exons ATGTTGAGGCACGCTACGAAGAGGATTCTAGGGTTGGAATCACCGGTGGCGAATCGGATTCTGCCGAGGTTTTACCACGAGAGGGTTGTGGATCATTACAATAATCCACGTAACGTCGGTGCTTTTGATAAGAACGATTCCACCGTCGGAACAGGGCTTGTAGGTGCTCCGGCTTGTGGAGATGTTATGAAGCTTCAGATTAAGGTTGATGAAGAGACTGGAAAGATTACGGATGCTTGTTTCAAGACGTTTGGATGTGGATCTGCTATTGCGTCTTCTTCTGTTG CTACTGAATGGGTCAAAGGAAAACATACGGAAGAAGTTTTGACCATCAAGAACAC AGAAATTGCAAAACACCTTTCCCTTCCACCTGTGAAACTCCACTGCAGCATGCTTGCGGAAGATGCCATCAAAGCAGCAGTCAAAGATTATGAAGCCAAACGTGGCAAATCGGTTGCTTCAACTACTGACTAA